A stretch of DNA from Methanoplanus endosymbiosus:
CTTCGAGCAGGACGGCGGAAACTTCATGATTGACGTTGCATGGGTACGGGATGCAACCGGAGAAAAAGTTGGTCATGTTGAAATGATACAGGACATTACTGCAACAACGAAAGTAGGCGAGTACCTGAAGCAGGAGGTCACGAAGGTTGCAGCAGATCTTGAATGCATTGCAGCCGGAAATCCGGCCGGAATGAAACTTCAGGTTGGAGAGGCTGATCAATATACAAAGGAAGTAAGAGAGCAGTTCCTGGAGATAACCTCCTCAGTAAAAGCAGTAAACGATAATCTCCTTGCACTCGTTGCAGACATTCAGGCACTAGTAAATGCCGGAGAAGCAGGAGAACTGGATTTCAGGGCGAAGGCAGACAAATATGAAGGTGCATACATCGGACTTGTTGAAGGTATGAACAACCTCCTTAAGGCAGCCGCGGTTCCGACAAATGAATCCCTAAAAATCTGTGCAAGTTTTGCAAAAGCAGACTTTACAGCCCGTTTCTCTGATGACCTTGTAGTGAAAGGAGATTTCTTAAAGCTCAAAGAAGCCCTCAATGACATCGGAGTAAATGTATCAGAGAATGTCAGAAATTCAGTTGGTGTTACTAAACAGATCGCTGTAAACTCAGATGAGGTAGGTAAGGGAACGGACGAAGTGGCAAAGGCCGCAGAAGCGGTTGCGAACACAAGCCAGAAGGCAGCAGACCTTACAAAAGACCTCCTTGTAAATATTGAGGATATAAACCGGCAGATTGCCGACCTCTCGGCATCCAATGAGGAGATTGCCAGCACCTCACAGGAAGTCTTCAATGCGGCAAACCACGTTGTCGAGATAGGCAAAGAGGCACAAAACCTTGGAAATGATGCAAATAACAAGATGGGTCATGTTGAAAAGATAGCAAAAGAGAGTGTTGATGAGATCAACGACCTGACTGAGAAGGTTAAGGAGGTCAGCAATGTCGTTAAGCTTATAAACGACATCACAGGACAGATTAACCTCCTTGCTCTCAATGCAGCCATTGAAGCAGCACGTGCAGGTGAGCACGGACGTGGATTTGCAGTAGTTGCCGGAGAGGTCAAAAACCTTGCGGGAGAGGCAAGGGCAGCAGCAGATTCAATCGGAAATGTCGTCTCAATGGTGCAGACAAGCAGTGAGAAGACTGCAAATGCAATTAACAACGCCAACAAGGAGATCGTTGACGGTGTTGGAAGTGTCACAAAGACAATTGAAGTCTTAAATACCATCATCAAAAACGCCGGACAGGTGACAGACGACATAGGTGAGATCACAAAAGCAATAGAAGACCAGGCAAATATCTCAAACAATGTGGTAAAATCTGCTGAAAGCGGAACAGTAAAGACAAAGGAAGTCCAGAAAGAGGCAGAAGAACTGGCAGCCCTTGCAGAAGAGGCAAGTGCATCCGTTGAGGAGATTGGCAGTGCAATTCATGAGGTAAATTCACTTGTAAAGGACCTTGAAGCAGCCAATAATAAATTTAAGTACTGAGAGGGTGCAGATATGGCTGAGATGAAAGATGTAGTTCAGTTTGAGATTGGAGGAGTACAGTACGCACTTGATATCCACATCTCACGCGAGATTGTCGAGATGATGCCTATAACTCCGGTTCCAAGAGCACCGGTACATATTGCAGGCATAATAAACCTCAGAGGAGAGATAACCAATATTTTAAACCTCAATTTCCTGATGGGTCTTCCCGCCGGAAATAAGGCAGAAAACCAGAAGATAATCGTCCTTGTTCCGGAAGCCGCAAACGGTTCAAATGTGGGCCTTATTGTGGATGATGTCCAGAGCGTGCTTCAGGTATCTGAGGATGACATCGACCAGATGGATGAGACGATGTCAAAGGAGGCATATGTAAAAGGCATCATCAAAATGGGGAAGGGAAAGGAGAAAGACGAAAACAAGGATCTTGTAATCTGGATCGATATTGCCAAGATATTATCTGACACTCTTACAGAAACTGAACTCTGAGAGAGAATTATTAATATCACAGAATCATACAAATAAAATACTTTTTTCCCACCATTTACACCATTCTGACAGGATAAAGAAACACCCTGAAGAATAATTATATTTATTTCCGGAATAAATCACAGAATTTTTTACCGGAAAATAGCAGGGGCAGTTTCTTTCACATTAATACCTGAAAATCTGCAATTATTAAACAGTCAGACGGGATAAAAATACATAGCCACTATTTCCTCAAATAAAAGATAAATATCAGGTTTTAAACGCGCAAAATACGAAAGTTGTTCAGATTCACCACTTCACACGGGTAAAATATTCACCTGAATAACTGCACAGGATATAAATGAGAGTCCAATTTGTAAACATAGATCAATGAATTTTAAGATATGTACACAAAAAACAGTTTACAAAAATCAAAGATATCATCTTCTGAATACTCCGGATCATACACGGCTTTAATGCAAACCAGATTTAGAATTATAATTTAATAAAATAAACAAATGTGAAAGGATATTTCCAAAAAGTTCAAAAATAAAAAAAATCTTTCAGAACCCCAGCAACAAATAAGTTAGTTTTTTATATTGAATTAAACCATCCTTTCTATAATCACAGAATTAACCGGAATATTTGAGCATTATTCCGGTTAATAATACGTAAATGTAAGATTTTAGTGATTAACAAAACCGGCAGCAGAAAGGCCGGTTAAAAGGTGTGTTATGGCATTTAATGAATTTGAAAAAACAGTTGAAGAGTATATCAAAAACAGGGGAATTACCCTTATTGATGCAGAAAAATGCGAAGGTGAAGAGAAAAAATACGCTCAGCTCTTCAACAGTCTGGTGGAAGAGGTCGGGAAAAATGAAAGTAAATACAATAAAGAACAGAGAGAATCCGAAAGGCTTCAGAAACGTACAGGGGCACTTTTAGATTTCAACCCGCAGGGAATTACCGTCCTCGCTGCTGACAAACACAGAATACACCTAAACAAAGAGTACGAACGTATATGGCGTGGAACATATGATGAACTGATGGCAAAGAAACTCTACGATTTTGACATAACCATCACAGCCGGAGCAGATTTCTATGCATCATATGAGACAAAAAAGAATGAAATCTCAGATATGGAGATTAAATGGCCAAACAGAGAAGTTACTTACTTAAGACTATTCCAGACACCAATTCTCAACAATAAAGGTGAGATTGATGTCAACTATTACATCTACCAGGACTTAACCGAACAGGTTGAGAAGATGAATGACATCAAAAAACTGGAGGAGCAGTCCAAAGCAATTGTTCAGGAAAACCCGATGCCCATTGTCCTCTGGAATAAGGACATGACAGTCAGGGAGACAAATAAAGCATTTATTAAAATCAGTGGTTTTTCAGAGCTGGAAGCAGAAAATCTCACTATCCGGGATTTCAGGTATATAAACCAGGCAGGAAAATCAATTGCACAGACAATTGAGACAAAGAAGGCAAGCCACGGCGAAGCCACAATAGAATTCCCTGCCGGAATTAAAACAGTTGAGAGATACAACATTCCGCTTATGGATGAAAACGGCATGGTTGACTCTGTTTTAACGGTTTACAACGATATAACGGCGTTAAGGGAAGAGATAAACAACTCTGAAAAACTTCAGAAGCGTGCGGAGGCATTCTTAAAGGACAACCCTCAGGGAATAACCGTTCTTGCATCCGACAAGCACAGAATTGACCTGAATAAAGAATATGAGCGTATATGGCGTGGAACATACGATGAACTGATGGCAAAGAAGCTCTATGACTTTGACATCAAAGTTACGGGCGGTGACGACTTCTATGCCTCATATGAGACAAAGAGAAAGGCAGTCTCAGACCTTGAGATTAAATGGCAGAACGGCGAAATTTCCTACCTCAGGCTCTTCCAGACACCAATCCTTGACGAAAACGGCAATATTGATGTAAACTACTACATCTACCAGGACCTGACAGAGCATACAAATGAATTAAAAGAGGTCCAGAAGCTGCAGAAGCGTGCAGATACTTTCTTAAAAGACAACCCACAGGCAATAACTGTCCTTGCTCCGGACAAGCACAGGCTTGATTTAAATAAGGAGTATGAGAGGGCATGGCATGGAACATACGACGAACTGATGGCAAAGAAACTCTATGACTTTGACATTGACGTTACAGGTGATGACTTCTATGCCTCATATGAGACAAAAAGAAAGGCAGTATCCGACCTTGAGATCAGGTGGCCTGACCAGACAAAGTCCTACCTCAGACTGTTCCAGACACCGATTCTTGATGAGAACGGCAACATTGACGTAAATTACTATATCTACCAGGACAGAACAGCCGAAGTTTCACAGAACCTTTACATGGACAGAGAGGTTAAAAATATTGCAGCAGACCTTGAAGCCATTGCAGAGGGAAGACCGGAGGATATGAAGCTTGAAGTTGCTGAAGCTGACAGTTACACAAGAGAGATCAGAGATCAGTTCCTTGAGATTACATCCTCAATAGGAGATGTAAACGAAAGCCTCGCCAAACTTTTAGCCGACATTAATGCTCTTGTCAAAGCAGGAGAAAACGGAGAACTCAACTTCAGTGCAGATTCAGGCAAATATCAGGGTGCATATATTGACATAATCGAAGGAGTAAACAGCCTTCTTGTAACAGCCGCAGTGCCGGTGAATGAATCCTTAAAGATCTGTGACAGCTTTGCGGATGCTGACTTTACTGCAAGATTCTCTGATGATATTAAGGTAAAAGGGGACTTTTTGAGGCTTAAAGAGGCACTCAACAACATCGGAATAAATGTATCTGAAAATGTGAAGAAGTCTGTCGATGTTACAAGGCAGATTGCAGTTAACTCTGATGAAGTAGGAAAAGGAACTGATGAAGTAGCAAAGGCCGCAGAAGCGGTTGCGAACACAAGCCAGAAGGCAGCAGACCTGACAAAAGATCTCCTGATAAATATCGAGGATATAAACCGGCAGATTGCGGACCTTTCAGCATCAAACGAAGAGATTGCAAGCACCTCACAGGAAGTATTCAATGCTGCAAACAACGTTGTCGAGATAGGCAAAGAGGCACAGGGACTTGGAAATGATGCCAATGCCAAGATGGGCCACGTTGAAAGAATAGCAAAAGAGAGTGTTAATGAGATAAATGAGCTGACTGAGAAGGTAAAAGAGGTCAGCAATGTTGTTAAGCTGATAAACGACATCACCGGCCAGATTAACCTCCTTGCACTCAATGCTGCCATTGAAGCAGCACGTGCGGGAGAACACGGACGTGGCTTTGCAGTAGTTGCCGGAGAGGTCAAAAACCTCGCAGGAGAGGCAAGGGCAGCAGCAGATTCAATAGGAAGCGTTGTTTCGATGGTTCAGACAAGCAGTGAAAAGACTGCAAATGCAATCAATAACGCCAACAATGAGATCGTTGACGGTGTCGGAAGTGTCACAAAAACCATTGAGGTACTCAATACCATCATTAAAAATGCAGGACAGGTCACAACCGATATAGGCGAGATCACAAGAGCTATTGAGGATCAGGCAAACATATCAAACAATGTTGTAAGATCAGTTGACAGCGGAACCGAGAAGACAAAAGAGGTCCGGAGAGAAGCAGAGGAACTTGCAGCCCTTGCAGAAGAGGCAAGCGCCTCTGTGGAAGAGATTGGAAGTGCAATACATGAAGTAAATGCACTTGTAAAGGATCTCAATACAGCAAATGCTAAATTTAAGTACTGAATAATGGTGTAAAAAATGGCTGAAATGAAGGATGTAGTGCAGTTTGAGATTGGAGGAGTGCAGTATGCACTTGACATCCATATCTCACGTGAGATTGTCGAGATGATGCCAATTACTCCGGTTCCAAGGGCACCGGCACATATTGCAGGGATTATCAACCTGAGAGGAGAGATAACCAATATCTTAAACCTCAACTGTTTGATGGGACTCCCTCCCGGAAATGAGGCAGAAAACCAGAAGATAATCGTCCTTGTATCCGAGGCTGCAAACGGCTCCAATGTCGGACTCATTGTCGATGATGTACAGAGTGTGCTACAGGTATCTGAAGATGACATTGATCAGATGGATGAAACAATGTCAAAGGAAGCATATGTGAAGGGTATTATCAAAATAGGAAAGGAAGGGGATGAAAACAAGGATCTTGTCATATGGATTGACATCGCCAAAATCCTTGAAGATACCCTGGTTGAGAACTAATCAGAACAGATTTCAGATAACGGAAAGGGCAGGAATATATATCCGGCAGGAGATCCTTTCCGGCCGGAATCTGAGCAGAAATACTTTTTTTACACAAAAATCAGCCATATTACTAATTATTTTACATTTCAGAGAGAAGATAAATTATTGACTGAAATATGATCCGGGCGAACAGAGGTATTTTGCTAATATTAACGAAGGATATAATTATTATCAAAGAATAATCATACATTACTGGATTAGCAGGGGTTGGACCAATAAATACAGTTCTCTATGTAGATGACGAACCGGCACTTCTTGAAGTGACAAAACTCTTTCTTAAGCAGAAATACAACATTCCGGTTGAGACAAAAAATTCACCGGAGGAAGCCCTAAAATATCTGAATGAGAAAAATGTCGATCTGATCGTCTCAGATTACGAGATGCCGGATATGAACGGCATAGAATTTTTAAAAATAGTAAAAGAGGAATATCCGGGGATACCATTTATTATTTTTACAGGCAGGGGCAGGGAAGAAGTCGTAATTGAAGCCCTTAATTACGGGGTAGAATACTATATCCAGAAAGGCGGGGACCCAAAATCACAGTTTGCAGAACTTTCACACAAAATAAGGACTGCCATTGAGAAGAAAAAGGCTGATGAAAAACTGCTCATGGATGAAAAGCGGTTTGAAACACTGCTGGAGTTCACCAACAGATCAGACTCTGATCTAAAAAGCCTCATGGATTATGCACTTGAGGAAAATATAAAAAATACAGAGAGCACTCACGGCTATTTCGCCTTTGTTGAGGAGGAGAATGACCTTTTAAAGATGTACTCATGGTCAGTAAATGCAATGGATGAGTGCAGAATAAAAAATATATCCAAAGAATT
This window harbors:
- a CDS encoding methyl-accepting chemotaxis protein, producing the protein MTTDIIKKAIDGALSGNMNEKIEISRVDPELKTLAEGINKLIEGKKEDSEKGEFLYQALMKTPVPMALTDSRLNIVDVNDKFTDLTGYSKERMQRLNVSDFHREFKLELIEGKGSKDALEMKREVCGKFSMLFKGEERIVEIHSIPLMDENGRVTNINTALLDITEIENQKIWYESILDTIPFPVSVTDLNMNWTYLNPATAGMANVDKKEALGTQCSRWNANICRTRECGVECLRAGKEKSFFEQDGGNFMIDVAWLKNNKGEKVGHVEVIQDITETENLKKDAENLAAWYESILDAIPFPVSVTDLNMNWTYLNPATAGMANVDKKGALGTQCSRWNANICRTKDCGVECLRRGQDKSFFEQDGGNFMIDVAWVRDATGEKVGHVEMIQDITATTKVGEYLKQEVTKVAADLECIAAGNPAGMKLQVGEADQYTKEVREQFLEITSSVKAVNDNLLALVADIQALVNAGEAGELDFRAKADKYEGAYIGLVEGMNNLLKAAAVPTNESLKICASFAKADFTARFSDDLVVKGDFLKLKEALNDIGVNVSENVRNSVGVTKQIAVNSDEVGKGTDEVAKAAEAVANTSQKAADLTKDLLVNIEDINRQIADLSASNEEIASTSQEVFNAANHVVEIGKEAQNLGNDANNKMGHVEKIAKESVDEINDLTEKVKEVSNVVKLINDITGQINLLALNAAIEAARAGEHGRGFAVVAGEVKNLAGEARAAADSIGNVVSMVQTSSEKTANAINNANKEIVDGVGSVTKTIEVLNTIIKNAGQVTDDIGEITKAIEDQANISNNVVKSAESGTVKTKEVQKEAEELAALAEEASASVEEIGSAIHEVNSLVKDLEAANNKFKY
- a CDS encoding chemotaxis protein CheW, yielding MAEMKDVVQFEIGGVQYALDIHISREIVEMMPITPVPRAPVHIAGIINLRGEITNILNLNFLMGLPAGNKAENQKIIVLVPEAANGSNVGLIVDDVQSVLQVSEDDIDQMDETMSKEAYVKGIIKMGKGKEKDENKDLVIWIDIAKILSDTLTETEL
- a CDS encoding methyl-accepting chemotaxis protein, coding for MAFNEFEKTVEEYIKNRGITLIDAEKCEGEEKKYAQLFNSLVEEVGKNESKYNKEQRESERLQKRTGALLDFNPQGITVLAADKHRIHLNKEYERIWRGTYDELMAKKLYDFDITITAGADFYASYETKKNEISDMEIKWPNREVTYLRLFQTPILNNKGEIDVNYYIYQDLTEQVEKMNDIKKLEEQSKAIVQENPMPIVLWNKDMTVRETNKAFIKISGFSELEAENLTIRDFRYINQAGKSIAQTIETKKASHGEATIEFPAGIKTVERYNIPLMDENGMVDSVLTVYNDITALREEINNSEKLQKRAEAFLKDNPQGITVLASDKHRIDLNKEYERIWRGTYDELMAKKLYDFDIKVTGGDDFYASYETKRKAVSDLEIKWQNGEISYLRLFQTPILDENGNIDVNYYIYQDLTEHTNELKEVQKLQKRADTFLKDNPQAITVLAPDKHRLDLNKEYERAWHGTYDELMAKKLYDFDIDVTGDDFYASYETKRKAVSDLEIRWPDQTKSYLRLFQTPILDENGNIDVNYYIYQDRTAEVSQNLYMDREVKNIAADLEAIAEGRPEDMKLEVAEADSYTREIRDQFLEITSSIGDVNESLAKLLADINALVKAGENGELNFSADSGKYQGAYIDIIEGVNSLLVTAAVPVNESLKICDSFADADFTARFSDDIKVKGDFLRLKEALNNIGINVSENVKKSVDVTRQIAVNSDEVGKGTDEVAKAAEAVANTSQKAADLTKDLLINIEDINRQIADLSASNEEIASTSQEVFNAANNVVEIGKEAQGLGNDANAKMGHVERIAKESVNEINELTEKVKEVSNVVKLINDITGQINLLALNAAIEAARAGEHGRGFAVVAGEVKNLAGEARAAADSIGSVVSMVQTSSEKTANAINNANNEIVDGVGSVTKTIEVLNTIIKNAGQVTTDIGEITRAIEDQANISNNVVRSVDSGTEKTKEVRREAEELAALAEEASASVEEIGSAIHEVNALVKDLNTANAKFKY
- a CDS encoding chemotaxis protein CheW, which gives rise to MAEMKDVVQFEIGGVQYALDIHISREIVEMMPITPVPRAPAHIAGIINLRGEITNILNLNCLMGLPPGNEAENQKIIVLVSEAANGSNVGLIVDDVQSVLQVSEDDIDQMDETMSKEAYVKGIIKIGKEGDENKDLVIWIDIAKILEDTLVEN